A single Cryomorphaceae bacterium DNA region contains:
- a CDS encoding T9SS type A sorting domain-containing protein → MAQTTDLPIDTNNYFATSGVCAGCHGFDPAGLAMVDTLGNDINIADDWRSTMMANSAKDPLWRAKVSHEVLVNPAHAQDLESVCTSCHAPAGRYTAIFTGQPHYGINDLLTDTIGLDGVNCGSCHQVLPPDSLGLDFSGQIDFTTDKTVYGPYPNPFADPMASFIGFNVEWSNHINDSEICASCHSLVTQTVDLQGNYTGDYFVEQATYHEWLNSDYNTNEVECQSCHIPRIDQNVIIAANYSFLAPRRPYGLHHLVGGNSFMLRLLKDNIASLGLTATPEQFDSTIARSERLLREHTLELELDETNRTSDTAFFELKLTNLAGHKFPSGYPARRAYIEFLVQDTQLDTLFISGALDATYELMGIDATYEPHHPVISSPNQVQIYEQVMGDVNDDVTTVLERAKTALKDNRIPPTGFSVFHPSYDSTKISGVAATDPTFNYENGIEGSGTDIIQYHIPTGGYQGALNVSVRIWYQPVPPRYLADMFTYSSAAIDSFEVMYNAADKSPSLVAEAYRGPDVSIGEGAHRAVGYTLYPNPNSDGRLFLKGDQRSFKRISLYSSGGRLLWEKRDVLWNDYIELPFAGGMYLMYLEDAQGQISVQRIIRR, encoded by the coding sequence ATGGCCCAAACCACCGACCTTCCGATTGATACCAACAATTACTTCGCCACCAGTGGCGTTTGCGCGGGATGTCACGGATTTGACCCAGCTGGCCTGGCGATGGTGGACACCTTGGGCAACGACATCAATATTGCGGATGATTGGAGGTCCACAATGATGGCCAACTCGGCAAAAGATCCGCTTTGGCGGGCCAAAGTAAGCCATGAAGTACTTGTTAACCCAGCACATGCGCAAGACTTGGAGAGCGTTTGTACCAGCTGTCACGCACCAGCAGGAAGATATACGGCCATTTTTACGGGTCAGCCTCACTACGGTATTAATGACCTACTGACCGATACCATTGGCCTAGACGGAGTCAATTGCGGATCATGCCATCAGGTTCTTCCACCGGACTCCCTCGGTTTGGACTTCAGTGGGCAAATTGATTTTACCACAGACAAGACAGTTTACGGACCCTATCCCAATCCATTCGCGGATCCCATGGCTAGTTTCATTGGTTTCAACGTAGAGTGGAGCAACCACATCAACGATTCTGAAATCTGCGCCAGTTGCCACAGCTTGGTTACACAGACGGTTGACCTTCAAGGAAACTATACTGGAGACTATTTCGTTGAGCAAGCGACCTACCATGAATGGCTGAACTCGGATTACAACACCAATGAGGTGGAATGTCAGTCCTGTCATATACCGCGGATTGATCAAAACGTCATCATAGCTGCGAATTACAGTTTCTTGGCTCCAAGACGTCCTTATGGCTTGCATCACTTGGTAGGAGGAAACAGCTTTATGCTTCGTCTACTTAAGGACAATATTGCATCCCTGGGATTGACGGCCACTCCAGAGCAGTTTGATTCCACCATTGCCCGGAGTGAGCGCCTCCTCAGGGAACACACCTTAGAATTGGAATTGGATGAAACCAACCGGACTTCAGATACAGCCTTCTTCGAATTGAAGCTCACCAATTTGGCCGGACATAAGTTCCCAAGCGGCTATCCGGCAAGAAGGGCCTATATCGAGTTTCTGGTGCAAGACACGCAATTGGATACACTCTTTATTTCGGGTGCCTTGGACGCGACTTATGAACTGATGGGAATTGATGCAACCTACGAGCCGCATCACCCGGTTATTTCCAGCCCTAACCAGGTGCAGATCTACGAACAGGTGATGGGTGATGTCAATGACGACGTGACCACCGTACTCGAACGGGCCAAGACGGCATTGAAGGATAACCGTATTCCTCCGACTGGATTCTCGGTATTCCACCCGAGCTACGACAGCACCAAGATCAGTGGTGTTGCGGCAACCGATCCGACCTTCAATTACGAGAACGGCATTGAAGGCTCTGGAACGGACATCATCCAGTACCACATCCCCACAGGAGGCTATCAAGGAGCGCTGAACGTCAGTGTTCGCATTTGGTATCAACCGGTACCACCGAGGTATCTGGCGGACATGTTTACGTATTCTTCGGCGGCGATCGATTCATTCGAAGTGATGTACAATGCTGCAGATAAATCGCCCAGCCTGGTTGCCGAGGCGTATCGAGGGCCGGATGTGTCTATTGGGGAAGGGGCGCATCGAGCCGTAGGCTATACGCTTTATCCAAATCCGAATTCGGATGGACGTCTCTTTTTGAAGGGTGATCAGCGTTCCTTCAAGCGCATTTCCCTGTACAGCTCGGGAGGTCGATTGCTTTGGGAGAAGCGCGATGTGCTGTGGAACGACTATATAGAGCTTCCGTTCGCCGGGGGCATGTACTTGATGTATCTAGAAGATGCGCAAGGTCAAATCTCCGTGCAGCGCATTATCCGCCGATAA
- a CDS encoding rhomboid family intramembrane serine protease, whose protein sequence is MSTIALVLFNVLISLRGFNDRVFFERYLFQVGSILNAKEYIRMLSSGFLHGGMAHLAFNMIALWSFGGLVEDFLGTVPFLILYFLSLIGGNLTSLFLHREEMYYRAVGASGAVSGVVFASILLYPQGSVYVFLIPFAIPSWLFGIVYLLVSIYGMRAQNDNIGHEAHFGGALSGLILTLWFQPESGTRFVNYFIGG, encoded by the coding sequence ATGTCGACCATTGCCTTAGTCCTCTTTAATGTCTTAATAAGTCTTCGGGGCTTCAACGACCGCGTCTTTTTCGAGCGTTACCTCTTTCAAGTCGGGAGTATTCTCAACGCCAAAGAATACATCCGAATGCTCTCCAGCGGTTTTCTCCACGGCGGGATGGCCCACTTGGCGTTTAACATGATTGCCCTTTGGTCCTTCGGAGGGCTTGTCGAAGACTTCTTGGGAACGGTACCCTTTCTGATTCTCTACTTCCTATCCTTGATCGGAGGAAACCTCACCTCGCTGTTTCTCCATCGTGAGGAAATGTATTATCGCGCCGTAGGCGCATCTGGAGCCGTTAGCGGCGTTGTTTTCGCCAGTATCCTCCTCTATCCGCAAGGATCCGTCTACGTGTTCTTGATTCCCTTTGCGATCCCTTCTTGGCTGTTTGGGATCGTCTATCTCCTGGTCTCGATCTACGGAATGAGGGCGCAGAACGACAATATTGGTCACGAAGCACACTTTGGCGGTGCCTTATCGGGATTGATTTTGACTTTGTGGTTTCAGCCAGAAAGTGGGACGCGTTTCGTGAATTACTTTATCGGCGGATAA
- a CDS encoding RluA family pseudouridine synthase, translated as MDVLYEDNHLIAVNKKAGELVQGDETGDLPLPDRVKSYLKEKFNKPGNVFLGVVHRLDRPTSGTVVFARTSKALSRMNDLFRHRETQKTYWALCEDRPAIPEGKLVDYLAKNPKQNKSYVVGPKHPKGKKAELSYRLLASLDRYHLIEVDLHTGRHHQIRAQLAAMGCIIKGDLKYGAKRSNPDGSISLHARRLSFTHPVQKENLTLTAPCPADKVWQAAENTMR; from the coding sequence TTGGACGTCCTGTATGAGGACAACCACCTCATCGCTGTCAATAAAAAAGCTGGTGAGCTGGTCCAGGGGGATGAAACGGGTGATCTACCCCTCCCCGACCGAGTGAAATCCTACCTCAAGGAGAAATTCAATAAACCTGGCAATGTCTTCCTCGGCGTCGTTCATCGATTGGACCGCCCTACCAGTGGTACTGTCGTATTTGCGAGGACGAGCAAGGCCTTGAGCCGAATGAATGACCTCTTTCGCCATCGCGAAACCCAGAAGACCTATTGGGCGCTCTGTGAAGATCGTCCCGCGATACCGGAAGGAAAACTCGTGGATTATTTGGCCAAGAACCCCAAACAAAACAAAAGTTATGTAGTCGGCCCCAAGCACCCAAAGGGCAAAAAAGCGGAACTCAGCTATCGCTTACTCGCCAGCCTGGATCGGTATCACCTCATCGAAGTAGACCTTCACACGGGCCGACATCACCAGATTCGGGCGCAGTTGGCGGCGATGGGCTGCATCATTAAAGGAGATCTAAAGTACGGTGCTAAGCGCTCCAATCCGGACGGTAGTATTTCGCTGCACGCGCGTAGGCTGAGCTTCACACATCCCGTTCAAAAGGAAAATCTAACGCTCACGGCCCCTTGTCCAGCAGACAAGGTTTGGCAGGCAGCGGAAAACACCATGCGCTGA
- the panB gene encoding 3-methyl-2-oxobutanoate hydroxymethyltransferase has product MSVHRINAKKVTTQTLQEMKRAGEKISMLTAYDFTLAKIIDMAGIDVILVGDSASNVMAGHETTLPITLDQMIYHASSVIRAVDRALVVVDLPFGSYQGNSKEALSSSIRIMKESGAHAVKMEGGAEIAESIERILTAGIPVMGHLGLTPQSIYKFGTYTVRAKEEAEAQKLIEDAKLLEETGCFSIVLEKVPAALAAKVAQEISIPVIGIGAGSGVDGQVLVLHDMLGMTHEFNPRFLRRYLDLNELITGAVQTYVDDVKSVDFPNESEQY; this is encoded by the coding sequence ATGAGTGTGCACCGCATTAACGCCAAAAAGGTCACTACGCAGACCCTTCAAGAAATGAAGCGCGCTGGAGAGAAAATCTCCATGTTGACCGCCTATGACTTCACCTTGGCTAAGATTATTGACATGGCAGGCATTGATGTCATCTTGGTCGGAGACTCTGCTTCCAACGTGATGGCCGGCCATGAAACAACCCTGCCGATCACCTTGGACCAGATGATTTATCACGCCTCATCGGTCATTCGAGCGGTCGATCGCGCCCTCGTTGTAGTGGATTTGCCCTTTGGTAGTTATCAAGGCAACAGTAAGGAAGCCTTGAGCTCTTCCATTCGCATCATGAAGGAGTCGGGCGCGCATGCCGTGAAAATGGAAGGCGGCGCTGAAATCGCCGAGAGTATCGAGCGAATTCTAACGGCGGGTATACCTGTTATGGGGCACCTTGGACTCACGCCACAGTCCATATATAAATTCGGAACCTACACGGTTCGAGCCAAGGAAGAAGCGGAAGCACAGAAACTCATTGAAGACGCGAAGTTGTTGGAAGAAACCGGTTGTTTCTCCATTGTATTGGAGAAGGTACCCGCAGCTTTGGCGGCCAAAGTGGCTCAAGAGATCAGCATCCCGGTCATTGGAATTGGTGCGGGCTCCGGAGTCGACGGTCAAGTTTTGGTCCTACATGATATGTTGGGGATGACCCACGAATTCAACCCTCGATTCTTGCGTCGGTACTTGGATTTGAATGAACTCATTACTGGGGCTGTTCAAACCTATGTTGACGATGTGAAAAGCGTTGATTTCCCCAACGAAAGCGAGCAATACTAA
- a CDS encoding DUF4249 family protein, with the protein MKRKLLSFVAIGALITACSTDLDINAPADEQTVVYGLIDYSDTVHELKIGRTFLGEASALDMAQQFDSLYYGDTIQVTLTDLDDGTVYPFEYNVESTKPDGIFASPDQVIYRASMVLNDEHTYKLDVITDETTPPTEGTTDLVQEFRIVRPTTLQRINLAGPGDFRVEWNSAVNGKTYELWAHVHYLETPRGNVADSTMKKATWRIKSDIESRDIDGGEEMGYDIAYPNFFTAMLAVIPVDENVDRYLRAITFYVSSGTEEMALYRQVYQPSGGIVQERPPYTNLNNGIGLFTSRHTESRYSEKILRDLNNPNNDRNYTNDSLSLGSITCELRFASYEVLGTNEIDTVFCGD; encoded by the coding sequence ATGAAAAGAAAGCTCCTATCCTTTGTCGCCATCGGAGCGCTGATTACTGCTTGTTCAACAGACCTCGATATCAATGCTCCAGCAGACGAGCAGACGGTGGTCTATGGATTGATCGACTACTCTGATACAGTCCATGAACTGAAGATCGGAAGAACCTTCCTCGGTGAAGCCAGCGCCCTCGATATGGCCCAGCAATTCGATTCTCTGTACTACGGAGATACCATTCAAGTTACTTTGACTGATTTAGACGACGGAACAGTATACCCCTTCGAATACAACGTTGAAAGCACGAAGCCCGATGGCATTTTTGCCAGTCCGGATCAAGTGATTTATCGCGCTTCAATGGTATTGAACGATGAGCACACCTATAAGCTAGATGTCATCACGGACGAAACGACTCCGCCTACTGAAGGTACAACAGACTTGGTCCAAGAGTTCCGTATTGTTCGTCCAACTACCCTACAACGAATCAATTTGGCCGGCCCTGGAGACTTCCGCGTGGAATGGAACAGTGCGGTAAATGGGAAGACCTATGAGCTTTGGGCACACGTACACTATTTGGAGACTCCGCGTGGAAACGTGGCGGATTCAACCATGAAGAAAGCGACCTGGCGCATCAAGTCAGATATCGAGTCGAGAGACATTGACGGTGGAGAGGAAATGGGTTATGATATTGCCTATCCGAACTTCTTCACGGCCATGTTGGCGGTGATTCCCGTTGATGAGAATGTAGACCGATATCTGCGGGCAATTACTTTCTACGTGAGTTCAGGAACGGAAGAAATGGCGCTGTACCGTCAAGTGTACCAGCCAAGTGGTGGTATTGTGCAGGAGCGACCACCGTACACGAATTTGAACAACGGTATTGGTTTGTTCACTTCTCGCCACACGGAAAGCCGTTATTCAGAGAAGATCCTCAGAGATTTGAACAACCCCAACAACGATCGGAATTACACGAATGATTCCTTGAGCCTTGGATCCATAACCTGTGAGTTGCGCTTTGCGTCATACGAGGTATTGGGAACCAACGAGATCGATACAGTCTTCTGCGGGGACTAA
- the dnaK gene encoding molecular chaperone DnaK translates to MSKIIGIDLGTTNSCVAVMEGNEPVVIQNSEGKRTTPSIVAFVEGGERKVGDPAKRQAITNPEKTIYSIKRFMGEQYGNVSAEAKRVPYNVVEGDNNTVRVAIDDRKYTPQEISAMVLQKMKKTAEDYLGSEVTEAVITVPAYFNDSQRQATKEAGEVAGLKVRRIINEPTAAALAYGLDRKDQDMTIAVFDLGGGTFDISILELGDGVFEVKSTNGDTHLGGDDFDQVIIDWLAEEFKSEENMDLRDDKMALQRLKDAAEKAKIELSSSAQTEINLPYITATASGPKHLVRTLTRSKFEQLADNLIQRSLEPCKTALKDAGLSTSEIDEVILVGGSTRIPAIQEVVEKFFGKKPSKGVNPDEVVAIGAGIQGGVLTGDVQDVLLLDVTPLSLGIETMGGVMTRLIESNTTIPTKKSEVFSTASDNQPSVEIHVLQGERPMAADNKSIGRFHLDSIPPAPRGVPQIEVTFDIDANGILNVSAKDKGTNKEQSIRIEASSGLSDDEIQRMKKEAEANADADKEAKETAEKVNGADAMIFQTEKQLSEFGDKLSDDKKAPIEGALEELKKAHESRDLAAIDAAMEKINEAWKNASEEMYKAQQEGAAGDAGADPGAGATEDGAAEDVTDVDFEEVEDDKK, encoded by the coding sequence ATGAGCAAGATCATCGGAATTGACCTCGGTACGACCAACTCCTGTGTGGCCGTCATGGAAGGAAACGAGCCGGTGGTGATCCAGAACAGCGAAGGAAAGCGCACTACGCCTTCCATCGTTGCCTTCGTGGAAGGTGGAGAACGCAAAGTCGGTGATCCGGCCAAGCGTCAAGCCATCACCAACCCTGAGAAAACGATTTATTCCATCAAGCGTTTTATGGGCGAGCAGTACGGAAATGTATCTGCAGAAGCTAAGCGCGTTCCTTACAACGTGGTGGAAGGAGACAACAATACAGTACGTGTAGCGATCGATGATCGCAAGTACACGCCTCAAGAAATCTCGGCTATGGTCCTTCAGAAAATGAAGAAGACTGCTGAGGACTATTTGGGAAGCGAAGTAACCGAAGCGGTGATTACCGTTCCTGCGTACTTCAACGATTCACAACGTCAAGCAACCAAAGAAGCGGGTGAAGTTGCCGGCTTGAAAGTGCGTCGAATCATCAACGAGCCAACAGCTGCGGCATTGGCCTACGGTCTTGATCGCAAAGATCAAGACATGACGATCGCCGTATTCGATTTGGGTGGAGGTACTTTTGATATCTCTATTCTTGAGCTTGGAGATGGCGTATTCGAAGTGAAGTCGACCAATGGAGATACCCACTTGGGTGGAGATGACTTTGACCAAGTCATTATTGACTGGTTGGCAGAAGAGTTCAAGTCCGAAGAAAACATGGACTTGCGCGACGATAAAATGGCCCTTCAGCGATTGAAAGATGCTGCAGAGAAAGCTAAGATTGAATTGTCGAGCTCAGCGCAAACCGAAATCAACTTGCCGTACATCACAGCTACTGCAAGCGGACCAAAGCACTTGGTACGTACGTTGACCCGCTCAAAGTTTGAGCAATTGGCGGATAACTTGATCCAACGCAGCTTGGAGCCATGTAAAACGGCTTTGAAGGACGCAGGATTGTCGACATCTGAGATTGATGAAGTCATCTTGGTCGGAGGATCGACCCGTATCCCTGCTATTCAGGAGGTAGTAGAGAAGTTCTTTGGAAAGAAACCATCTAAAGGAGTGAATCCTGACGAGGTGGTAGCTATTGGAGCTGGAATCCAAGGAGGAGTACTGACCGGAGATGTACAAGACGTACTTCTTTTGGATGTGACTCCGCTCAGCTTGGGAATCGAAACCATGGGAGGTGTTATGACCCGATTGATCGAGTCGAACACAACCATCCCAACCAAAAAGTCTGAAGTATTCTCAACCGCAAGTGATAATCAGCCTAGCGTTGAAATTCACGTGCTTCAAGGGGAGCGCCCGATGGCTGCAGACAACAAATCAATTGGACGATTCCACTTAGACAGCATTCCACCAGCACCGCGTGGAGTTCCTCAAATTGAGGTGACCTTCGACATCGACGCCAACGGTATTCTAAACGTAAGTGCGAAGGATAAAGGAACCAATAAGGAACAGAGTATTCGCATTGAAGCCTCTAGTGGCTTGAGTGACGATGAAATCCAACGCATGAAGAAGGAAGCAGAGGCAAATGCCGATGCGGATAAGGAAGCGAAGGAAACAGCAGAGAAGGTAAATGGTGCAGATGCCATGATCTTCCAAACGGAAAAACAGTTGAGCGAATTCGGAGACAAGCTTTCTGACGATAAAAAAGCCCCAATTGAGGGAGCTTTGGAAGAGTTGAAGAAAGCGCACGAAAGTCGTGACCTTGCTGCTATTGACGCTGCCATGGAGAAAATCAACGAAGCTTGGAAAAATGCTTCTGAGGAAATGTACAAGGCCCAACAAGAAGGGGCTGCAGGTGATGCAGGTGCAGATCCAGGAGCAGGAGCTACGGAAGATGGGGCCGCAGAGGATGTCACTGATGTAGACTTCGAAGAAGTAGAGGACGACAAGAAATAA
- a CDS encoding helix-turn-helix transcriptional regulator has product MKNNVRVERARQKITQAELAERIGVSRQSIIAIENGKYVPSTVLALKMAEVFDCTVHELFELDETD; this is encoded by the coding sequence ATGAAGAATAATGTACGGGTAGAACGAGCAAGACAGAAGATCACTCAAGCTGAATTGGCTGAGCGCATTGGTGTGAGTCGACAGTCCATTATAGCCATTGAAAACGGTAAATATGTTCCGTCCACTGTGTTGGCTTTGAAGATGGCTGAAGTTTTTGACTGCACCGTGCACGAACTCTTTGAACTCGACGAAACCGACTAG
- a CDS encoding GNAT family N-acetyltransferase, giving the protein MPTARCATMLHPFTPDHFDYIIRWVDSPELMERYSGPDFEWPWTREVLQEYIDTVHDRDRFMYSHEDTMLGYGEVLYNGEFQPRLGRILIGPQAHRGKGHGAQMIRELVAYAKRHNPRERVYLYVYTDNAPAIRSYEGVGFHYTHDHPLPVPNMPHKQVHLMHLD; this is encoded by the coding sequence GTGCCTACGGCACGATGCGCAACCATGCTACACCCCTTCACTCCCGATCACTTCGATTACATCATCCGCTGGGTCGATTCTCCAGAGCTCATGGAGCGCTATTCTGGACCCGATTTTGAATGGCCCTGGACCCGCGAGGTCCTACAAGAATACATCGACACTGTCCACGACCGTGATCGCTTCATGTACAGTCATGAAGACACTATGCTCGGATATGGTGAAGTGCTGTACAACGGGGAGTTTCAACCGCGCTTGGGACGCATACTCATCGGGCCGCAGGCCCATCGAGGAAAAGGACATGGCGCCCAAATGATCCGTGAACTTGTAGCGTACGCCAAACGCCACAATCCCAGGGAGCGCGTTTATCTTTACGTATACACGGACAACGCGCCAGCTATCCGCAGCTATGAGGGCGTTGGGTTTCATTACACCCATGATCACCCCCTGCCCGTGCCCAACATGCCGCACAAACAGGTGCATCTCATGCACCTCGACTAG
- a CDS encoding PhoH family protein, with amino-acid sequence MAKTTKAKKEEKIFVLDTSVIIHDHRSILNFEEHNVAIPITVLEELDEFKRGNDTKNFEARQFIRYIDELSGSHSLQEWTPINGPKRGKFKVIMNKPDLKINAEEVYVGKKMDHKILNAALSMTLEEPKKKVILVTKDVNLRLKAKALDMHAEDYETGKIKDVENLHTGKAIVEGVPQRFIDTLFKSPTVDADKAVKHFELVNNHYYILKSAKSSALTYYNPFEHTMERVEKKMTYGIKPRNAEQTFAMHAILNPEIKLVSLQGVAGTGKTLLALAGSLEQRRNFKQVYLARPIVPLSNKDIGYLPGDIKSKINPYMQPLWDNLKFIKNQFNEQDKEYKRIDEMVNQEKIIVTPLAYIRGRSLSNVIFIVDESQNLTPHEVKTIISRAGENTKIIFTGDIHQIDTPYLDAQSNGLSYLIDKLKGNRLFAHITLEKGERSELANLANELL; translated from the coding sequence ATGGCGAAGACAACGAAGGCAAAAAAGGAGGAGAAAATCTTTGTATTGGACACCTCGGTCATCATTCACGATCACCGATCCATTCTGAATTTTGAGGAACACAACGTAGCCATTCCCATTACGGTTCTAGAAGAACTGGATGAGTTTAAGCGCGGCAACGATACCAAGAATTTTGAGGCACGGCAGTTCATCCGGTACATTGATGAATTGTCGGGAAGCCATAGCCTTCAGGAGTGGACGCCGATCAATGGCCCCAAGCGCGGGAAGTTCAAGGTCATCATGAACAAGCCCGATCTGAAGATCAACGCAGAAGAAGTGTATGTAGGCAAGAAGATGGATCACAAGATCCTGAACGCCGCCTTGAGCATGACCCTTGAAGAGCCCAAGAAAAAGGTCATCTTGGTCACTAAGGATGTCAACTTGCGCCTGAAGGCCAAAGCCTTGGATATGCACGCGGAGGATTACGAGACCGGTAAGATCAAGGACGTTGAGAACCTGCACACTGGGAAGGCCATAGTCGAAGGCGTGCCCCAGCGCTTTATCGATACGCTCTTTAAGTCTCCGACCGTAGATGCGGATAAAGCGGTGAAGCACTTTGAACTCGTCAACAACCACTACTACATCCTTAAGAGCGCCAAAAGCTCGGCATTGACCTATTACAACCCCTTCGAGCACACCATGGAGCGGGTGGAGAAGAAGATGACCTACGGGATAAAGCCGCGAAATGCAGAGCAGACCTTTGCGATGCATGCCATCCTTAATCCTGAGATTAAACTCGTATCGCTTCAAGGCGTCGCTGGAACGGGTAAAACGCTATTGGCCCTAGCCGGGAGTTTGGAGCAGCGTCGGAATTTTAAACAGGTGTATTTGGCCCGACCTATCGTGCCTTTGAGCAACAAAGACATCGGGTATTTGCCAGGAGACATCAAGTCTAAGATCAACCCTTATATGCAGCCGCTCTGGGATAACTTGAAGTTCATCAAGAACCAGTTTAACGAGCAGGACAAGGAATACAAGCGGATTGATGAGATGGTCAATCAAGAGAAGATCATCGTGACGCCGTTGGCCTACATACGCGGTCGGAGTTTATCGAATGTCATCTTTATCGTGGATGAGTCCCAAAATCTTACCCCGCACGAAGTCAAAACGATTATCTCCAGGGCAGGGGAGAACACGAAGATCATCTTCACCGGAGACATCCATCAAATTGACACGCCTTATCTGGACGCGCAGTCTAATGGGCTTTCGTACTTGATCGATAAGCTGAAGGGAAATCGATTGTTTGCGCACATTACCTTGGAGAAAGGGGAGCGCTCAGAATTGGCAAACTTGGCGAACGAACTCCTCTAA
- a CDS encoding histidine phosphatase family protein: MKKLFIVRHAKSSWKMAELDDVDRPLKGRGVRDAYNTAEWLTEQGELPELLVSSPATRALHTALIFARRMNIPFADVRIEESIYGADTHHLRQLVASLSDDYSSVMIFGHNPTITHFVNYCIEHHIDHVPTTGVACLKFDVTSWAQIDRNAELMFFDYPKKRIQN; this comes from the coding sequence ATGAAGAAGCTATTCATCGTACGTCACGCGAAAAGCAGCTGGAAAATGGCTGAGTTGGACGATGTCGATCGGCCGCTGAAAGGACGTGGTGTGCGGGACGCTTACAATACGGCGGAATGGCTGACAGAGCAAGGGGAGCTTCCTGAGCTGCTGGTTTCCAGTCCGGCGACACGGGCTTTGCACACGGCCTTGATTTTTGCGCGCAGGATGAATATTCCTTTTGCTGACGTGCGGATTGAAGAGTCCATTTACGGCGCTGATACGCATCACCTGAGACAGCTCGTGGCCTCTTTGAGTGATGACTATTCCTCCGTGATGATTTTTGGACACAATCCGACCATAACGCATTTTGTCAATTACTGCATTGAGCACCACATTGATCACGTTCCGACCACAGGGGTAGCTTGCCTTAAGTTCGACGTAACCTCTTGGGCCCAAATCGATCGCAATGCCGAGTTGATGTTCTTCGATTACCCCAAAAAGCGAATTCAGAACTAA